One Corynebacterium yudongzhengii DNA window includes the following coding sequences:
- the lgt gene encoding prolipoprotein diacylglyceryl transferase, protein MITANIPSPPQGVWDIGGFPLRAYAICIIIGILVALWLTVRRYTARGGDPNDVWDAAIVAIPAGLIGGRLYHVITDAPKYFGEDGNPWQAFNITAGGLGIWGAVALGGIAVWVLFRFKNVPLAPFADAVAPGIILAQGIGRLGNWFNQELYGRETEVPWALEIYYRVDETGQFAPLTGRSTGEVIATVHPTFLYELLWNVAVFFLLIWADRYFRLGHGRVFALYVAGYTAGRFWIELLRADEATMILGLRVNTWVSALVFIAAVIIFFLLKSGRETPREVDPRPRDEDGELIKSARER, encoded by the coding sequence ATGATCACCGCGAACATCCCGTCCCCGCCGCAGGGCGTGTGGGACATCGGCGGATTCCCGCTGCGTGCCTACGCGATCTGCATCATCATTGGCATCCTGGTGGCCCTGTGGCTCACGGTGCGTCGCTACACCGCCCGGGGCGGGGACCCCAACGATGTGTGGGACGCCGCGATCGTCGCCATCCCCGCCGGCCTCATCGGCGGGCGTCTCTACCACGTGATCACCGACGCCCCGAAGTACTTCGGCGAGGACGGTAACCCCTGGCAGGCCTTCAACATCACCGCCGGCGGGCTTGGCATCTGGGGTGCGGTCGCCCTCGGCGGTATTGCCGTGTGGGTGCTGTTCCGCTTCAAAAACGTCCCGCTCGCGCCTTTTGCCGACGCCGTCGCCCCCGGCATCATCCTCGCCCAGGGCATCGGCCGGCTGGGCAACTGGTTCAACCAGGAGCTCTACGGGCGCGAAACCGAGGTTCCCTGGGCGCTGGAGATCTACTACCGCGTCGACGAGACCGGCCAGTTCGCGCCGCTGACTGGGCGTTCGACCGGCGAGGTCATCGCCACCGTGCACCCGACCTTTCTCTATGAGCTGCTGTGGAACGTCGCGGTGTTCTTCCTGCTCATCTGGGCGGATAGGTACTTCCGCCTCGGTCACGGCCGCGTGTTCGCCCTCTACGTCGCCGGGTACACCGCTGGCCGCTTCTGGATCGAGCTGCTGCGTGCCGACGAAGCCACCATGATCCTCGGCCTCCGCGTCAACACCTGGGTCTCCGCGCTCGTGTTCATCGCGGCCGTCATCATCTTCTTCCTACTCAAGTCGGGCCGCGAAACCCCGCGGGAGGTCGATCCCCGCCCGCGCGACGAGGACGGCGAGCTCATCAAGTCCGCCCGTGAGCGCTAG
- the pyk gene encoding pyruvate kinase translates to MDRRTKIVCTLGPAVASKEGILELVRSGMNVARMNFSHGEHPEHEQNYRWVREATDETGHAVGILADLQGPKIRLGRFESGSTYWENGEVVRITVDDVAGTHDRVSTTYKNLAQDAKPGDRLLVDDGKVALVCKEVDGNDVVCEVVEGGPVSNNKGVSLPGMDISVPALSEKDIADLRFAMELGVDFVALSFVRSPADVDLVYEIMDEFGYRVPVIAKLEKPEAVDALESIVLAFDGVMVARGDLGVEIPLEDVPLVQKRAIQIARENAKPAIVATQMLDSMIESSRPTRAEASDVANAVLDGADAVMLSGETSIGKDPHNVVRTMARIVRVAERDGHVPPLSHVPRTKRGVISYSARDIAERLGARALVAFTTSGDTAKRVARLHSPLPLLVFTPHPSVRSQLALTWGAETFLCHSIESTDEMMHVLDAELLRLEEYQENDMMVVVAGTPPGVSGNTNMIHVHMLGEDVTVPKHHQDHLR, encoded by the coding sequence GTGGATAGAAGAACGAAGATCGTTTGTACACTTGGCCCGGCCGTGGCCAGCAAGGAGGGCATCCTCGAGCTGGTCCGTTCCGGCATGAACGTCGCCCGGATGAACTTCTCCCACGGAGAGCACCCGGAGCATGAGCAGAACTACCGCTGGGTCCGGGAGGCGACCGACGAGACCGGCCACGCCGTCGGCATCCTCGCCGATTTGCAGGGCCCGAAGATCCGCCTCGGCCGTTTCGAAAGCGGCTCGACCTACTGGGAGAACGGGGAGGTCGTGCGCATCACCGTCGACGATGTCGCCGGCACCCACGATCGCGTCTCCACCACGTATAAGAACCTGGCCCAGGACGCGAAGCCGGGCGATCGCCTGCTGGTCGATGACGGCAAGGTCGCCCTCGTATGCAAAGAGGTCGACGGCAACGACGTCGTCTGCGAAGTCGTCGAAGGCGGGCCCGTGTCGAACAACAAGGGCGTCTCCCTGCCGGGCATGGACATCTCCGTGCCGGCGCTGTCGGAGAAAGACATCGCGGATCTGCGTTTTGCGATGGAGCTCGGCGTCGACTTCGTTGCCCTCTCCTTCGTCCGTTCCCCGGCCGATGTCGATCTGGTCTACGAGATCATGGACGAGTTCGGCTACCGCGTGCCGGTCATCGCGAAGCTGGAGAAGCCCGAGGCCGTCGACGCGCTCGAATCCATCGTCTTAGCTTTCGACGGCGTGATGGTCGCCCGCGGTGACCTGGGCGTGGAGATCCCGCTCGAGGACGTGCCCCTGGTACAGAAGCGCGCCATCCAGATCGCCCGGGAGAATGCGAAGCCGGCGATCGTCGCCACGCAAATGCTCGACTCCATGATCGAGTCCTCCCGCCCGACCCGCGCCGAGGCCTCGGATGTGGCCAACGCCGTCCTCGACGGCGCCGACGCGGTCATGCTCTCCGGCGAGACGTCGATCGGCAAGGACCCGCACAACGTGGTGCGCACCATGGCCCGCATCGTCCGCGTCGCCGAACGCGACGGGCACGTGCCGCCGCTGAGCCACGTGCCGCGCACCAAGCGCGGAGTCATCTCTTACTCCGCCCGCGACATCGCTGAGCGCCTCGGCGCCCGCGCCTTGGTGGCGTTTACCACCTCGGGCGATACCGCCAAGCGCGTGGCGCGTTTGCACTCGCCGCTGCCGCTGCTCGTGTTCACCCCGCACCCCTCGGTGCGCTCGCAGTTGGCGCTGACCTGGGGCGCGGAGACCTTCCTGTGTCACTCCATCGAGTCCACCGATGAGATGATGCACGTCCTCGACGCCGAGCTGCTGCGCCTCGAGGAGTACCAGGAAAACGACATGATGGTCGTCGTCGCCGGTACCCCGCCCGGGGTATCCGGCAACACCAACATGATCCACGTGCACATGCTGGGCGAGGACGTGACCGTCCCGAAGCACCACCAGGATCACCTGCGCTAG
- a CDS encoding 3-hydroxyacyl-CoA dehydrogenase: MTTARTIAVLGAGNLGAQIAYRAAFSGHRVTSFDIDDDAVDAARTRMRTIAGNYVRDLESVDKQQADKALENIRMTTSLEEAAQDADYIIEAVPENLEIKRTTYTTLAPFLEDKTVLLTNTSTLLPSDMKDATGRPEKFLAYHFANDIHLKNIVEIMPTPDTDPAVTDAVVDFAREMGMKPVRLHREHPAYVINSLFSTWLKYAHELWVKGVVDIETIDDVAEVIAGGPDLRPFQALDNIGLNVSYNINKNRAAQGDASAAEYCRRIKEDFIDKGKIGVESGEGFYVYDDNDQPIGLSEAARKHYEPID; encoded by the coding sequence ATGACCACCGCACGAACCATCGCCGTCTTAGGCGCCGGCAACCTCGGCGCCCAGATCGCCTACCGCGCCGCTTTTAGCGGCCACCGCGTGACCTCTTTCGATATCGACGACGACGCCGTCGACGCGGCGCGCACCCGCATGCGCACGATCGCGGGCAACTATGTGCGGGACCTGGAGAGCGTCGATAAGCAGCAGGCCGATAAGGCCCTCGAAAACATCCGCATGACCACCTCTTTAGAGGAAGCCGCCCAGGACGCGGACTACATCATCGAGGCGGTGCCGGAAAACCTCGAGATCAAACGCACGACCTACACCACCCTTGCACCCTTCCTCGAGGACAAGACGGTGCTGCTCACCAACACCTCGACCCTCTTACCCAGCGACATGAAAGACGCCACCGGCCGGCCGGAGAAGTTCCTGGCGTATCACTTCGCCAACGATATTCATCTCAAGAACATCGTGGAGATCATGCCGACGCCTGATACCGACCCGGCTGTCACCGACGCCGTCGTCGACTTCGCCCGCGAGATGGGCATGAAACCGGTGCGCCTGCACCGCGAGCATCCCGCCTACGTGATCAACTCGCTGTTTTCCACGTGGCTGAAGTATGCCCACGAGTTGTGGGTGAAAGGTGTGGTCGACATCGAAACGATCGACGACGTCGCCGAGGTCATCGCAGGCGGACCCGACCTGCGGCCCTTCCAGGCGCTGGACAACATCGGGCTGAACGTCAGCTATAACATCAACAAGAACCGGGCGGCACAAGGCGACGCGTCCGCCGCGGAGTACTGCCGCCGGATCAAGGAAGACTTCATCGACAAGGGCAAGATCGGAGTCGAATCCGGCGAAGGCTTCTACGTCTACGACGACAACGACCAGCCGATCGGCCTCTCAGAGGCAGCGCGCAAGCACTACGAGCCGATCGACTAG
- a CDS encoding 3-hydroxyacyl-CoA dehydrogenase NAD-binding domain-containing protein, with protein MTAAHTVAVLGAGNLGAPIAYRLGFFGHRVTSYDISDDAVAAARTRMHKIAENYVRDLEDVDKHQADKVPDKIRMTTSLAEAAQGADFIIEAAPENLEVKRATYAQLAPQLEEKTVLLTNTSLLLPSDMMDATGRPEKFLAYHFANTIHLRNIVEIMPTRETDPEVTDAVVDFARTLGMKPIRLHREHAGYVINSLFSTWMRHARDLWVKGVADIETIDDVAEVIASGPDLRPFYAQDRIGFNVSYNVNKVRAAEGDAAAAEYCRRIKEDFMDKGHIGIESGEGFYIYDDERRPIRLSDAAHKHYEPID; from the coding sequence ATGACCGCAGCGCACACCGTGGCTGTCCTAGGCGCGGGCAACCTGGGAGCTCCGATTGCCTACCGCCTGGGGTTCTTCGGGCATCGCGTGACCTCTTATGACATCAGCGACGACGCCGTTGCGGCGGCCCGTACCCGCATGCACAAGATCGCTGAGAACTATGTGCGGGATTTGGAAGACGTCGATAAGCACCAAGCCGATAAGGTCCCGGATAAGATCCGCATGACCACCTCGCTAGCAGAAGCCGCCCAGGGCGCGGACTTCATCATCGAGGCGGCACCGGAAAACCTCGAGGTCAAACGCGCCACCTACGCCCAGCTCGCGCCGCAGCTGGAGGAGAAGACGGTACTGCTGACCAACACATCTCTCCTACTGCCGAGCGACATGATGGATGCCACCGGCCGGCCGGAGAAGTTTTTGGCGTATCACTTCGCCAACACGATTCACCTGAGAAACATCGTGGAGATCATGCCCACGCGAGAGACCGACCCGGAAGTCACCGACGCCGTGGTCGATTTCGCCCGCACGTTGGGCATGAAGCCGATCCGCCTGCACCGCGAGCACGCCGGCTACGTGATCAACTCGCTGTTTTCCACGTGGATGCGGCACGCCCGCGACCTGTGGGTCAAGGGCGTGGCAGATATCGAAACGATCGATGACGTCGCCGAGGTCATCGCAAGCGGACCTGACCTGCGGCCCTTCTACGCGCAGGATCGCATCGGGTTCAACGTGAGCTACAACGTCAACAAGGTCCGGGCTGCCGAGGGCGATGCCGCAGCGGCAGAGTACTGCCGGCGCATCAAAGAAGACTTCATGGACAAAGGCCACATCGGGATCGAATCGGGCGAGGGCTTCTACATCTACGACGACGAGCGCCGGCCGATCCGTCTCTCGGACGCGGCACACAAACACTACGAACCCATCGACTAA
- a CDS encoding MFS transporter, with protein sequence MIWDSTKSSYKWIVLVGSFLVYMFDCLEVTVLSFVLPALSEEFAITPVTAGVLVTATLIGMGFSGPIIGFVADNMGRKFALLTCLVVFVVLTAGIYLAPSVWIIMVMRFLAGVGLGGVWGVLAAYITETWPARHRGKAIGVVMAAYPFGGALAAQLSTLLLPNWRLLFLVAGISAFIPLVVVLVLFRESEVWRQDRHNRREQGQTEAAGFGELFRDGRARLTVIASIVCSFAMVGFYGSNSWFPTYLAVERDFSQAEIGNHITVMSMTSVVGFFVFGYLADYLGGKRAILVSLIGSGVMLFLYGFTSGKTLLWLVGPLFCFCMVLPGIYAPYISSLYPARIRTTGAGFTYNIGRGISAFGPLVVGAIAEVFSFSVGIMIFGVLFAFATAFMLMMPSVGKPVEKQPVVKDKEEAVAA encoded by the coding sequence ATGATTTGGGATAGCACCAAGAGCTCCTACAAGTGGATCGTGCTTGTTGGGTCTTTTCTCGTCTATATGTTCGACTGCCTGGAAGTGACGGTTCTATCCTTCGTGCTTCCGGCTCTCTCGGAGGAATTCGCCATCACGCCGGTTACGGCTGGCGTTTTGGTGACGGCCACGTTGATCGGCATGGGGTTCAGCGGCCCGATTATCGGATTTGTCGCCGATAATATGGGCCGGAAATTTGCCCTTCTGACCTGCCTCGTTGTCTTCGTGGTTCTGACCGCGGGTATCTACTTGGCGCCGTCGGTCTGGATCATCATGGTCATGCGTTTCCTTGCGGGCGTGGGCCTCGGTGGAGTGTGGGGTGTGCTCGCGGCCTACATCACCGAAACCTGGCCGGCACGGCACCGTGGTAAGGCGATCGGTGTGGTGATGGCGGCGTATCCATTCGGTGGCGCTCTTGCAGCCCAGCTTTCAACACTGCTGCTGCCCAACTGGCGCCTGCTGTTTCTGGTCGCGGGAATCTCTGCCTTCATCCCGCTCGTGGTCGTGCTGGTGCTGTTCCGGGAATCAGAGGTCTGGAGGCAGGATCGTCACAATCGAAGAGAGCAGGGGCAGACGGAAGCTGCTGGTTTTGGAGAGCTCTTCCGGGATGGTCGCGCCCGCCTTACCGTCATTGCCAGTATCGTCTGCAGCTTCGCGATGGTCGGTTTCTACGGGTCCAACTCTTGGTTCCCCACCTACCTGGCCGTCGAGCGTGATTTCAGCCAGGCTGAAATTGGCAACCACATCACCGTCATGAGTATGACCTCCGTGGTCGGCTTCTTCGTCTTTGGTTACCTCGCTGATTACCTTGGTGGCAAGCGGGCAATCTTGGTGTCGCTGATCGGATCTGGAGTGATGCTCTTTTTGTATGGTTTTACCAGCGGCAAGACTCTTCTGTGGCTGGTTGGTCCTCTGTTCTGCTTCTGCATGGTGCTTCCGGGCATCTATGCCCCGTACATCAGCAGCCTCTACCCGGCGCGCATCCGCACTACCGGGGCCGGGTTCACTTATAACATCGGCCGCGGTATCTCAGCCTTCGGCCCCTTGGTGGTCGGCGCGATTGCCGAGGTGTTCTCCTTCTCTGTGGGCATCATGATCTTCGGCGTGCTCTTCGCCTTTGCTACTGCATTCATGTTGATGATGCCCTCGGTTGGAAAGCCTGTCGAGAAACAGCCGGTGGTCAAAGACAAGGAAGAAGCTGTCGCAGCGTAG
- a CDS encoding HNH endonuclease, with amino-acid sequence MQHYKAKFLIALALFDARGLAKDAGSSTTAEWMTRALDIAPTTAYDYLRVARVLLEFAYVAYSFEQTKIGYSHVRLLSSYLTKDNEIELLLLAEQHSYRELERILMNHRDNRQDERPKENSFRMWVDKSNGRIRFSGDLDPISGAKLMAALKVGELANLVDLDDIDPEVFEDDERVHEELVKAEAEAEARAAAEAAAQAEAAREAGDSEGAEEWSSVSGYGRTAASQLVPALMGLINLARSSPVNRRRAPGTQVHVIQTEDGQSILPGLPVPSEQAVTAEIVNGQLRGHLLDDRGASLVLGRTRRLVSDAQALAILTRWGFQCAAPGCCHTQFMEFHHVIPWSQGGRTEPWNMAALCSSCHSLVTSGVIEMFWESGEPGALVFRYRTGEVYASRHGGLPVRRPMELSRLDVPALPPGSDVIELGDDVMSFQDPDDAEA; translated from the coding sequence ATGCAGCACTACAAAGCCAAATTCCTTATCGCCCTAGCACTTTTCGACGCCCGCGGGCTAGCGAAAGACGCAGGCTCGTCCACTACCGCTGAATGGATGACCCGGGCACTGGACATCGCCCCGACCACCGCCTACGACTACCTACGCGTGGCTCGCGTACTGCTGGAGTTCGCTTATGTCGCTTACTCCTTCGAGCAAACCAAGATCGGGTATTCCCATGTGCGGTTGTTGAGTAGCTATCTGACGAAAGACAACGAGATCGAGCTGTTGTTACTGGCAGAACAGCATTCCTACCGGGAGTTGGAACGCATCCTGATGAATCATCGGGATAACAGGCAGGACGAGCGACCGAAGGAAAACAGCTTCCGGATGTGGGTGGACAAGTCCAACGGACGCATTCGTTTCTCCGGTGATCTGGATCCGATATCCGGAGCGAAGTTGATGGCAGCTCTGAAGGTTGGTGAGCTGGCGAATCTGGTGGATTTAGATGATATTGACCCAGAGGTTTTCGAGGATGATGAGCGTGTCCATGAGGAGTTAGTCAAAGCAGAAGCTGAGGCGGAAGCACGCGCGGCCGCCGAAGCCGCAGCGCAGGCGGAGGCTGCCCGGGAGGCCGGTGATTCTGAGGGCGCTGAGGAGTGGTCGTCGGTGAGTGGGTATGGCAGGACTGCGGCGTCGCAGTTGGTGCCGGCGCTGATGGGTTTGATCAATCTGGCGCGGTCGTCACCGGTAAATCGTCGGCGTGCCCCAGGTACGCAGGTGCATGTGATTCAGACGGAGGATGGACAGTCGATTCTGCCAGGGTTGCCCGTACCGAGTGAGCAGGCGGTGACTGCGGAGATTGTCAACGGTCAGTTGCGGGGACATTTGCTGGATGATCGGGGAGCGTCTCTCGTATTAGGGCGTACCCGCCGGTTGGTCAGCGATGCTCAGGCGTTGGCGATACTAACGAGATGGGGTTTTCAGTGTGCGGCTCCGGGGTGTTGCCATACGCAGTTTATGGAGTTCCACCATGTGATCCCGTGGTCGCAGGGTGGGCGCACAGAGCCGTGGAATATGGCGGCGTTGTGTAGCTCTTGTCATTCCTTGGTGACCTCCGGGGTGATAGAGATGTTTTGGGAGTCCGGGGAGCCAGGGGCGTTGGTGTTTCGGTACCGCACAGGTGAGGTGTATGCCTCGCGCCATGGTGGTTTGCCAGTGCGGAGGCCAATGGAGTTGTCGCGGTTGGATGTGCCAGCGTTGCCGCCGGGTAGTGACGTCATCGAGCTCGGTGACGATGTGATGAGTTTTCAAGACCCGGATGATGCTGAGGCTTAG
- a CDS encoding glycogen/starch/alpha-glucan phosphorylase, with the protein MRTNHIGGHVRAAAGSVPSLATDRKFWFGLSRNVIEEIADNWTATRKAYAPVRQQHYFSAEFLMGRALLNNLTNLGLVERAREEAAEYGRDLTDVLEAEKDAALGNGGLGRLAACFLDSAVTQDLPVTGYGLLYRFGLFRQEFSDGFQVENPDPWREDGNPFTIRRATNQRKVTFDDMVVRAIPYDMPITGYGTDNVGTLRLWKAEPMAEFDYDAFNSQRFTEAIIERERVNDIVRVLYPNDSTYEGKKLRVRQQYFFTSASLQEMLDNHLTHHGDVRTFAEYNCIQLNDTHPVLAIPELMRLLLDEHGLGWEEAWDIVSDTFAYTNHTVLTEALEQWEVSIFQEMFWRVWEIIAEIDRRFRMDMTVRGLEHHVIERMAPVQNGTVHMAWIACYAVYSINGVAAIHSEIIKRDTLADWAAIWPEKFNNKTNGVTPRRWLKMCNPRLSELLTSLAGNDDWVTDLDKLAELDHLSTDGELMEELQEIKLANKHDFAEWIYQRQGIEVDPDSIFDVQIKRLHEYKRQLLNALYILDLYFRIKHDGETDVPKRTFVFGAKAAPGYVRAKAIIKLINTIGELINNDPEVSQILRVVFIENYNVSPAEKIIPAADISEQISTAGKEASGTGNMKFMMNGALTLGTMDGANVEIVDAVGEDNAYIFGAREEELPRLRAEYSPDEYYEQVPGLKRVLDAFDDGTLDDRGTGLFHELKNSLIHGYGETATDTYYLLGDFEDYRATRDRMAADYVADPRAWAQKCWINICRSGRFSSDRTIRDYANDVWKLEPTPITK; encoded by the coding sequence GTGCGAACCAACCACATTGGTGGGCACGTCCGTGCCGCCGCCGGCTCTGTTCCCTCCCTCGCCACCGACCGCAAGTTCTGGTTCGGTCTCTCCCGCAACGTGATCGAGGAGATCGCCGACAACTGGACCGCCACCCGCAAAGCCTATGCCCCGGTGCGTCAGCAGCACTACTTTTCTGCTGAGTTCCTCATGGGCCGCGCGTTGCTGAACAACCTCACCAACCTCGGCTTGGTGGAGCGGGCCCGCGAGGAGGCCGCCGAGTACGGCCGCGATCTCACCGACGTGCTCGAGGCCGAGAAGGACGCCGCACTGGGCAACGGCGGCTTAGGCCGCCTCGCCGCCTGCTTCCTGGACTCCGCGGTAACCCAGGATCTGCCCGTGACCGGCTATGGCCTGCTGTACCGCTTCGGCCTGTTCCGCCAGGAGTTCTCCGACGGCTTCCAGGTGGAAAACCCGGATCCCTGGCGCGAGGACGGCAACCCGTTTACCATCCGGCGCGCCACCAACCAGCGCAAGGTCACCTTCGACGACATGGTCGTGCGCGCCATCCCCTACGACATGCCGATCACCGGCTACGGCACCGACAACGTGGGCACCCTGCGTCTGTGGAAGGCCGAGCCGATGGCGGAGTTCGACTACGACGCCTTCAACTCCCAGCGCTTCACCGAAGCCATCATCGAACGCGAGCGTGTCAACGACATCGTGCGCGTGCTCTACCCCAACGACTCCACCTACGAGGGCAAGAAGCTGCGCGTGCGCCAGCAGTACTTCTTCACCTCCGCCTCCCTGCAGGAGATGCTGGACAACCACCTCACCCACCACGGGGACGTGCGCACGTTCGCCGAGTACAACTGCATCCAGCTCAACGACACTCACCCGGTGCTCGCCATCCCCGAGCTCATGCGCTTGCTTCTCGACGAACACGGCCTCGGCTGGGAAGAGGCCTGGGACATCGTCAGCGATACCTTCGCCTACACCAACCACACCGTGCTCACCGAGGCCCTCGAGCAGTGGGAGGTCTCCATCTTCCAGGAGATGTTCTGGCGCGTCTGGGAGATCATCGCCGAGATCGACCGTCGTTTCCGGATGGACATGACGGTCCGCGGCCTCGAGCACCACGTTATCGAGCGCATGGCGCCGGTACAGAATGGCACCGTGCACATGGCGTGGATCGCCTGCTACGCCGTCTACTCCATCAACGGTGTGGCTGCGATCCACTCCGAGATCATCAAGCGTGACACGCTCGCCGATTGGGCCGCCATCTGGCCCGAGAAGTTCAACAACAAGACCAACGGTGTCACCCCGCGCCGCTGGCTGAAGATGTGCAACCCGCGCCTGTCGGAGCTTCTGACCTCCCTGGCGGGTAACGACGACTGGGTCACCGACCTAGACAAGCTCGCCGAACTCGATCACCTCTCCACCGACGGCGAGCTCATGGAGGAGCTCCAGGAGATCAAGCTGGCCAACAAGCATGACTTCGCGGAGTGGATCTACCAGCGCCAGGGCATCGAGGTCGACCCGGATTCCATCTTCGACGTCCAGATCAAGCGCCTCCACGAGTACAAGCGTCAGCTGCTCAACGCGCTCTACATCCTGGATCTGTACTTCCGCATCAAGCACGACGGCGAAACCGACGTGCCGAAGCGCACCTTCGTCTTCGGCGCCAAGGCGGCGCCGGGGTATGTGCGTGCGAAGGCGATCATCAAGCTGATCAACACCATCGGCGAGCTGATCAACAACGACCCGGAGGTCTCTCAGATCCTGCGCGTGGTGTTCATCGAGAACTACAACGTCTCCCCCGCCGAGAAGATCATCCCGGCCGCCGACATCTCGGAGCAGATCTCCACCGCCGGTAAGGAGGCCTCCGGTACTGGCAACATGAAGTTCATGATGAACGGCGCACTGACCTTGGGCACCATGGATGGCGCCAACGTGGAGATCGTTGACGCCGTCGGCGAGGACAACGCCTACATCTTCGGCGCCCGCGAAGAAGAGCTGCCACGCCTGCGCGCCGAGTACTCCCCGGACGAGTACTACGAGCAGGTCCCGGGCCTGAAGCGCGTGCTGGATGCCTTCGACGACGGTACCCTCGACGACCGCGGCACCGGCCTGTTCCACGAGCTGAAGAACTCGCTGATCCACGGCTACGGCGAGACCGCGACCGACACCTACTACCTGCTCGGTGACTTCGAGGACTACCGCGCCACCCGCGACCGCATGGCCGCCGACTACGTCGCCGACCCGCGGGCGTGGGCCCAGAAGTGCTGGATCAACATCTGCCGCTCCGGGCGCTTCTCCTCGGACCGCACGATCCGCGACTACGCCAACGACGTCTGGAAGCTCGAGCCCACCCCGATCACGAAGTAA
- a CDS encoding amidohydrolase → MSAPTDVARLLSNHNADLSFQRPFYEDLHERPELSGQEAETFAKIQDLLERFNCEVISPIGGFGLCAIFRNGDGPTVLFRADIDGLPVKEETGVPYASTRVRPRPDGTMTGVMHACGHDMHTAALAGICAIMDADRDFWNGTFIALFQPAEENATGANAMISDGLVTRIPRPDVCMGQHVMPGRAGEVQTMPGAIFAACDSIRITMYGRSAHGSMPHKAIDPTYIAAMVVVRLQGLVGREVDPDDFAVITVGQMKAGTTNNIIPDSAELVLNCRFFDNNTKRRIYSSIRRIVQAECEASQSPKPPEFEFFAHGELVDNSPEVYTTIRPTFDRVFGRNSVEATRWSASEDFSNIPTAFRAPYIFWTVGCTPHDVWDEAVANGTVDTDVPVNHQSTFLPDYEPTVEATTKAGAAAVLTYLSE, encoded by the coding sequence ATGTCCGCCCCGACCGACGTCGCCCGCCTGCTGAGCAACCACAACGCCGATCTGTCGTTCCAAAGGCCCTTCTACGAGGACCTCCACGAGCGCCCAGAGCTGTCCGGCCAGGAGGCAGAGACTTTCGCGAAGATCCAGGACCTGCTCGAGCGCTTCAACTGTGAGGTCATCTCCCCGATCGGTGGGTTCGGGCTGTGCGCCATCTTCCGCAATGGCGACGGCCCGACGGTGCTCTTCCGGGCCGATATCGACGGCCTTCCCGTCAAGGAGGAGACGGGAGTGCCCTATGCGTCGACACGCGTGCGCCCGCGGCCCGATGGCACCATGACCGGCGTGATGCACGCCTGCGGCCACGATATGCACACCGCCGCGCTGGCCGGCATCTGCGCGATCATGGACGCCGACCGCGATTTTTGGAACGGCACCTTCATCGCCTTGTTCCAGCCGGCGGAGGAAAACGCGACCGGCGCGAACGCCATGATTTCCGACGGCTTGGTCACCCGCATCCCCCGGCCGGATGTGTGCATGGGCCAGCACGTGATGCCCGGGCGCGCCGGCGAGGTGCAGACCATGCCCGGCGCGATCTTCGCGGCCTGTGACTCGATCCGCATCACCATGTACGGCCGTTCGGCGCACGGCTCGATGCCGCACAAGGCGATCGACCCGACGTATATCGCGGCGATGGTCGTGGTGCGCCTGCAGGGTTTGGTGGGCCGGGAGGTCGACCCGGATGATTTCGCGGTGATCACCGTCGGCCAGATGAAAGCGGGCACGACGAATAACATCATCCCGGATTCCGCGGAGCTCGTGCTCAACTGCCGGTTCTTCGACAACAACACCAAGCGCCGCATCTACTCCTCGATCCGCCGCATCGTGCAGGCCGAGTGCGAGGCCTCCCAGTCGCCGAAGCCGCCGGAGTTCGAGTTCTTCGCGCACGGTGAGCTCGTCGATAACTCCCCGGAGGTCTACACCACCATCCGCCCGACCTTCGATAGGGTTTTCGGCCGCAACAGCGTCGAGGCCACCCGCTGGAGTGCCTCCGAGGACTTCTCCAACATCCCGACCGCCTTCCGGGCGCCGTATATCTTCTGGACCGTCGGCTGCACCCCGCACGATGTGTGGGACGAGGCCGTGGCCAACGGCACCGTGGATACGGATGTGCCGGTCAACCACCAGTCGACCTTCCTGCCCGACTATGAGCCGACCGTCGAGGCCACGACCAAGGCCGGCGCGGCCGCGGTGCTCACCTATCTCTCGGAGTGA